The Desulfoscipio gibsoniae DSM 7213 genome contains a region encoding:
- a CDS encoding WecB/TagA/CpsF family glycosyltransferase, translated as MKQVEEPPVCSLLGIKVHGLTMTELHALIKNAVDNQRQYIIGHHNLHSLYIYHHEPEMRDFYREADYIHVDGMSLVLLAQLLGLPLQRKHRVTYVDWVRPLMNEAARQGWRIFFLGSRPGVAANAALILREETPGLQLKTMHGYFDADVQSSANREVLQYINTYNPHILMIGMGMPRQERWVLNNAHAINANVILTAGACMDYVANALPTPPRWMGQLGLEWLFRLFSEPRRLWRRYLLEPWFILKLLMREVLKK; from the coding sequence ATGAAGCAGGTTGAAGAACCGCCCGTATGCTCATTGTTGGGTATTAAAGTACATGGGCTGACGATGACGGAATTGCATGCACTGATTAAAAATGCGGTGGATAATCAAAGGCAATATATTATTGGACACCATAATTTACATAGTCTGTACATCTATCACCATGAACCGGAAATGCGTGATTTTTACCGCGAAGCCGATTATATACACGTAGACGGAATGTCCTTGGTTTTACTTGCACAACTTTTGGGCCTACCCCTGCAAAGAAAACACCGGGTTACTTATGTGGACTGGGTGCGCCCCTTAATGAATGAAGCGGCCCGGCAGGGGTGGCGGATATTTTTTCTGGGCTCAAGGCCGGGGGTGGCTGCCAATGCGGCCCTCATTCTTAGGGAAGAAACGCCAGGTCTACAACTAAAGACCATGCATGGTTACTTTGACGCTGACGTGCAAAGTTCAGCAAACAGGGAAGTTTTGCAGTACATTAATACGTATAATCCACATATCCTCATGATAGGCATGGGTATGCCCAGGCAGGAGCGCTGGGTTTTAAATAATGCACATGCTATTAACGCCAATGTAATCCTTACGGCCGGAGCTTGTATGGATTATGTGGCCAATGCCTTGCCCACTCCGCCGCGCTGGATGGGGCAGCTGGGGTTGGAGTGGCTGTTCCGGCTTTTTTCTGAACCGAGGCGCCTGTGGCGGCGGTATTTACTGGAACCGTGGTTTATACTAAAGCTGCTGATGCGGGAGGTGTTAAAAAAGTAG
- a CDS encoding glycosyltransferase family 4 protein: MKVVNIVTQMEAGGAQQAAMNIADVLQKRGYEAEIWFLYMKRPTYQGCRGVRVILNHRPVWVMDYVRILWGLLVLLLKQKPAVVITHTYYANVLGQTAARLAGVRVRLAVQHNPAPTYPRLARWLDLLLGSMFFYTSNIAVSGAAYHSFDNYPARYRERLKVIYNGIPAPCLTLDRENARHRFGLPLKGPIIVNVGRLAAQKNQQLLIKLLKHLSDVQLAIAGDGELKNTLIYEAHTLGVKDRVFMLGEVSPQEIGNFLLAGDVFVFPSHYEAFGFAMVEAMAVGLPVIASDIKALRDVLVENEGKPVGILVHPGNECGFVQAVKSVLEDDLLANSLAESSRARAGMFSLAQMVDSYEQCFLEMTNEAG; this comes from the coding sequence ATGAAGGTTGTGAACATAGTAACCCAAATGGAAGCGGGTGGTGCCCAGCAAGCGGCCATGAATATTGCTGATGTGTTGCAGAAGAGAGGTTATGAAGCCGAGATCTGGTTTTTATATATGAAAAGACCAACTTATCAAGGCTGCCGGGGGGTAAGGGTTATACTTAATCACAGACCCGTTTGGGTAATGGATTACGTGCGCATTTTATGGGGGTTATTAGTATTATTACTTAAACAAAAACCAGCAGTGGTAATTACCCATACCTACTATGCTAATGTGTTGGGGCAAACAGCGGCCCGCTTGGCCGGGGTGCGGGTCAGGCTGGCGGTGCAGCACAACCCGGCACCAACCTATCCCCGGCTGGCCCGGTGGCTGGATTTATTGTTGGGCAGCATGTTTTTTTATACATCCAATATAGCTGTTTCCGGTGCGGCTTATCATTCTTTTGATAATTACCCGGCTCGGTACAGGGAGCGATTAAAGGTTATATATAACGGCATACCCGCGCCCTGTTTGACCTTGGATCGGGAAAATGCCCGCCACCGTTTTGGACTGCCGCTTAAAGGACCTATAATTGTTAATGTCGGTCGCCTGGCGGCACAAAAAAATCAGCAATTATTGATAAAATTACTGAAACACCTGTCTGATGTACAATTGGCTATTGCCGGGGATGGTGAGTTGAAAAATACTTTGATTTATGAAGCCCATACCCTAGGGGTGAAGGATCGGGTTTTTATGTTGGGCGAGGTATCACCGCAGGAGATAGGGAACTTTTTATTGGCGGGAGATGTATTTGTATTTCCTTCTCACTATGAAGCCTTTGGCTTTGCCATGGTGGAGGCCATGGCAGTTGGCCTGCCCGTAATAGCCAGTGATATTAAAGCACTAAGGGATGTGTTGGTGGAAAACGAAGGTAAACCAGTCGGTATATTGGTTCACCCGGGGAATGAATGTGGTTTTGTGCAGGCGGTAAAAAGTGTGCTGGAAGACGACTTGCTGGCCAATTCATTAGCTGAGAGCTCAAGGGCGAGAGCCGGGATGTTTAGCTTGGCGCAAATGGTGGACAGCTACGAGCAGTGTTTTTTGGAGATGACCAATGAAGCAGGTTGA
- a CDS encoding WecB/TagA/CpsF family glycosyltransferase, producing MIDLGRHSLLGVLISAVDYAGAVQQILAAALEGRPLAVSALAVHGVMTGYLDPVHRRRLNGIDLVVPDGQPVRWGLRLIHKISLPDRVYGPELTLKVIKAAADRGLPLYLYGSTEKTLASLVACLERRFPDLVIAGREPSKFRRLNPREKKELADRITHSGARIVLVGLGCPRQEAWVYEYRNLLNMPLLAVGAAFDFLAGLKPQAPPWMQKKGLEWIYRLTREPRRLWRRYLLLNPLYVVALIGEALGLRRTPVIMPDGLEPEKSHG from the coding sequence ATGATCGATTTAGGTAGGCATTCACTGTTGGGTGTACTAATCTCCGCTGTAGATTACGCGGGCGCTGTGCAGCAAATCTTGGCGGCCGCTTTGGAAGGGCGGCCTTTGGCTGTGTCGGCCTTGGCTGTCCACGGCGTGATGACGGGGTACCTTGACCCGGTTCACCGTCGGCGGTTGAATGGAATTGACCTGGTGGTCCCGGACGGGCAGCCAGTTCGCTGGGGCCTGCGCTTAATCCATAAAATTAGTTTACCGGACCGTGTATACGGCCCGGAATTAACCCTAAAAGTTATCAAGGCCGCGGCTGATAGGGGATTGCCCCTTTACCTTTATGGAAGTACTGAAAAGACGCTGGCCTCACTGGTTGCCTGCCTGGAACGCCGTTTTCCGGACCTGGTTATTGCCGGCCGGGAACCATCCAAATTTCGAAGGCTTAACCCCCGGGAAAAAAAGGAATTGGCGGATAGAATCACCCATAGCGGTGCCCGCATTGTACTGGTGGGGCTGGGCTGCCCCAGGCAGGAAGCTTGGGTGTATGAATATCGCAATTTGTTGAATATGCCCCTCCTTGCCGTGGGGGCGGCATTTGATTTTTTGGCAGGCTTAAAACCACAGGCGCCGCCCTGGATGCAAAAAAAAGGCTTGGAATGGATTTACCGGCTAACCCGGGAACCGAGGCGTTTATGGCGGCGTTATCTGCTACTTAACCCGCTTTACGTGGTGGCGCTAATCGGGGAGGCCCTCGGCCTGCGGCGTACCCCGGTAATTATGCCGGATGGGCTGGAGCCGGAAAAATCACATGGTTAG
- a CDS encoding NAD-dependent epimerase/dehydratase family protein yields the protein MSVVVITGSTGLIGTEAAEFYAGLGYRVVGIDNNMRQIFFGPEGSTDWNRRRLTETLGTKYTHYSVDIRDGRQLNRIFSEYMEDIALIIHAAAQPSHDWAAREPLTDFGVNAGGTLNLLEAMRHYCPEAVFIFTSTNKVYGDQPNNLPLVELNTRWEIDPAHRYHNGIAESMSVDQCMHSLFGASKLAADVLVQEYGRYFNFKTVCFRGGVLSGSRQSGVRLHGFINYLMKCAMTGTPYTILGYKGKKVRDVIHAEDVVTAFHAFFTKPRRGGEVYNLGGGRASNVSVLEAITLVEEIMGKRLAHTYTDQNRAGDHVWYITDLSKFTTHFPEWQMKYSSIRMIMEDIYEKNKVRWRDLR from the coding sequence ATGTCTGTTGTGGTGATCACAGGTTCTACGGGTCTAATTGGTACGGAGGCGGCTGAATTTTATGCTGGCCTGGGTTACCGGGTAGTTGGAATTGATAACAATATGCGGCAAATTTTTTTCGGGCCCGAGGGCTCTACGGATTGGAACCGCCGGCGTCTAACCGAGACCCTGGGTACCAAATATACACATTACTCTGTCGACATTCGGGATGGCCGGCAGCTAAACCGGATCTTCTCCGAGTACATGGAAGACATTGCGCTCATTATCCATGCTGCCGCCCAACCATCCCACGACTGGGCCGCTCGGGAACCTTTGACGGATTTTGGTGTCAATGCCGGAGGTACTCTTAATTTGCTTGAGGCTATGCGTCACTATTGCCCGGAGGCGGTGTTTATATTTACGTCCACCAACAAGGTCTATGGTGACCAACCCAATAATTTACCCCTGGTGGAGCTGAACACCCGCTGGGAAATCGACCCCGCCCACCGCTACCATAACGGTATTGCTGAAAGTATGAGCGTGGACCAGTGTATGCATTCCCTCTTCGGAGCCTCAAAGCTGGCCGCAGATGTGTTGGTTCAGGAATATGGCCGGTACTTCAATTTCAAAACGGTTTGTTTCAGGGGAGGCGTGCTTAGCGGCTCCCGGCAGTCCGGGGTCCGGCTGCACGGGTTTATCAACTATTTGATGAAATGCGCCATGACGGGTACCCCTTACACCATCTTGGGATACAAGGGTAAAAAAGTACGGGATGTAATCCATGCCGAAGATGTTGTAACGGCCTTTCATGCCTTTTTTACCAAGCCCCGGCGGGGTGGGGAAGTGTATAACCTTGGCGGGGGGCGGGCATCCAATGTATCTGTGCTGGAAGCAATTACGTTGGTGGAAGAAATCATGGGGAAAAGGCTGGCTCATACATATACCGATCAAAACCGTGCCGGAGACCATGTTTGGTATATTACTGATTTGAGTAAATTTACAACTCATTTTCCGGAGTGGCAAATGAAATATAGTAGCATTCGCATGATTATGGAAGATATTTATGAAAAAAATAAGGTGCGCTGGAGAGACCTGAGATGA
- a CDS encoding glycosyltransferase family 4 protein: protein MMKIAVFHNYYQQLGGEDILFDDEKALLVGNGHKLKCMTRHNHEIGAKGRFNTAVATIWNKASYQAVKRLLEWQPQVAHFYNTFPLISPAAYYAARAMHVPVVQALQNYRLLCPGAFFLRDGRVCESCLGRLVPWPALARRCYRQSRAATAAVATMLAVHRVLKTWREVVDVYIAPTAFARQKFIEGGLPGERIVVKPNFIYTDPVPGDGKGGFALFVGRLSEEKGIKTMLAAWSRLDQSIPLKIVGAGPLEREVQDFMGRHPGLAYLGHQSVEEVLALMREAKVLVFPSEWYEGLPRTIIESLASGTPVIASRLGAMESVIEHGRTGLHFNPGKVEELAARVEWAFAHPMELELMRREARAEFEARYTAERNYQALMEVYQMAMERARVRRARG from the coding sequence ATGATGAAAATCGCAGTTTTTCATAATTATTATCAGCAACTGGGCGGAGAGGATATTCTTTTTGATGATGAAAAGGCATTGCTGGTAGGTAATGGCCATAAGCTAAAATGTATGACCAGGCATAACCATGAGATTGGCGCCAAGGGGCGATTTAATACAGCCGTGGCCACGATATGGAACAAAGCCTCTTATCAAGCCGTAAAAAGGCTGCTGGAATGGCAGCCCCAGGTGGCCCATTTTTATAATACCTTTCCTCTTATTTCCCCTGCCGCTTACTATGCGGCCCGGGCCATGCACGTGCCGGTGGTGCAGGCACTGCAGAATTACCGTTTACTTTGTCCCGGCGCTTTCTTTTTGCGGGACGGTCGGGTTTGCGAGTCATGCCTCGGCAGACTGGTACCCTGGCCGGCGCTGGCCCGCCGCTGCTACCGGCAGAGCCGTGCGGCAACTGCCGCGGTGGCGACCATGCTGGCGGTCCACCGTGTTTTAAAGACCTGGCGAGAGGTGGTGGATGTATATATTGCTCCCACCGCTTTTGCCCGCCAAAAATTTATCGAGGGAGGTCTGCCCGGGGAGCGGATTGTGGTTAAACCTAATTTTATTTATACGGATCCCGTACCCGGTGACGGGAAGGGCGGGTTTGCATTATTTGTAGGCCGGCTGTCTGAGGAAAAAGGTATCAAAACCATGCTGGCTGCCTGGTCCAGGCTGGACCAGTCCATTCCGTTAAAAATTGTGGGGGCGGGGCCCTTGGAGCGGGAAGTGCAGGATTTTATGGGCAGGCACCCTGGCTTGGCCTATCTGGGCCACCAGTCGGTGGAAGAGGTGCTGGCTTTGATGAGGGAGGCCAAGGTACTGGTATTCCCCTCGGAATGGTACGAAGGCCTGCCCAGGACGATCATTGAATCCCTGGCCAGTGGTACGCCCGTGATCGCCTCTCGCCTGGGGGCCATGGAAAGCGTTATCGAGCATGGTCGCACCGGGTTACACTTTAACCCCGGAAAGGTAGAGGAACTGGCCGCCCGGGTAGAGTGGGCCTTTGCTCATCCCATGGAACTTGAATTGATGAGGCGGGAAGCCCGGGCCGAGTTTGAGGCCAGGTATACCGCTGAGCGAAACTATCAGGCGTTAATGGAAGTTTACCAGATGGCCATGGAGAGGGCCCGGGTCAGGCGGGCCAGAGGCTGA
- a CDS encoding glycosyltransferase family 4 protein translates to MQIKPEVAILTNLIAPYRLPLYQMLASDHFQLSVLYSGWEDNRDFWQLKHPQDNQIGVKKAWGFSIKIPLKKHRQLFDYWYLHINPGYLSDLIKLKPDAVITNEMGFRTLMALVYGSVFSKPVWVCWEGSLHTEKDIGLFKTGLRRLMARWAKRWISFGDAATQYLLSLGIKPENILQVQNCVDERWFLNSAAVPIHDIDPKPVFLYAGRLVGGKGVRYLMDAAAILQGEGYLFSLLIVGEGTERERLEQYAADLYLKNVHFHPPVKSTAMAGIYQSADLFILPTLHDVWGLVVNEALWSGLPVLCSKYAGCAEELLPPANIFDPLDPADFAAALRRALTGKITPPERRKLKTCREVAEMIADELKGVLQHDENRSFS, encoded by the coding sequence ATGCAAATAAAACCTGAAGTGGCCATACTGACCAACCTGATCGCCCCATACAGGTTACCCTTATACCAGATGCTGGCTTCTGATCATTTTCAATTGTCGGTACTTTATTCCGGTTGGGAGGATAACCGGGATTTCTGGCAGTTAAAACATCCGCAGGATAACCAAATAGGCGTTAAAAAAGCCTGGGGTTTTAGTATTAAGATACCTCTAAAAAAACATCGTCAATTATTTGATTACTGGTACCTGCATATAAACCCCGGTTATTTATCGGACCTGATTAAGTTAAAACCCGATGCGGTAATTACCAACGAAATGGGGTTTCGAACCCTGATGGCCCTGGTTTACGGATCAGTTTTTAGTAAACCGGTGTGGGTTTGCTGGGAAGGGTCTTTGCATACGGAAAAAGATATCGGCCTTTTTAAAACGGGTTTACGCAGATTGATGGCTAGGTGGGCCAAGCGGTGGATCAGCTTCGGGGATGCGGCCACACAATATCTTTTAAGCCTGGGGATCAAGCCCGAGAATATTTTACAGGTGCAAAACTGCGTGGATGAACGTTGGTTTCTTAATTCAGCGGCAGTGCCTATTCATGACATTGATCCCAAACCGGTTTTTTTATATGCCGGGCGGTTAGTTGGCGGCAAAGGCGTCAGATATCTTATGGATGCCGCGGCAATATTGCAGGGGGAGGGTTACCTGTTCTCTTTGTTAATTGTGGGCGAGGGCACTGAGCGCGAGCGGCTGGAACAATATGCGGCGGATTTATATTTAAAGAACGTGCACTTTCACCCTCCCGTTAAATCAACGGCCATGGCGGGGATTTACCAGAGTGCTGACCTTTTTATTTTGCCGACCCTGCATGACGTTTGGGGCCTGGTAGTTAATGAAGCCCTCTGGTCCGGCCTGCCGGTGCTTTGTTCAAAGTATGCGGGCTGCGCGGAGGAGCTTTTGCCACCGGCCAATATTTTTGACCCGCTGGACCCGGCAGACTTTGCCGCGGCCTTGCGCAGGGCGTTAACGGGTAAAATTACCCCCCCGGAGCGGAGAAAATTAAAAACATGCCGGGAGGTGGCTGAGATGATAGCCGATGAGTTAAAAGGGGTTCTACAGCATGATGAAAATCGCAGTTTTTCATAA
- a CDS encoding O-antigen ligase family protein — protein MEHMEHMEQNKTSRHKPVLWEKIFVLIVIFFSTGAVLPLLQTVSGAVYGPVQGNVAMQVLWAGIYAVALITLYLLLTRLRHAARIAGRDKLLWLLVGLALVSVFWSEAPAVTLRRGIALLGATAFGFYLAVRYTRREIVELLVWTFGLIAILSMGFILLMPSLGVHSHYQFAAWRGVYVHKNTLGCMMVLAAIVWLLYSIDHFKENKWNFIFFALAVVLLFQSQSVTATLILGALLVMVLIFRKARRRKFWGAGMLLLLGGGCLAWWLGDNLLVIILDVLGRNETLSGRTELWQLIWDQIRQRPWLGYGYNAFWLGWQGPSGEVWQVLNWTPPHAHNGYLDIWLQLGLAGLVLLLISLLVNLIKAFTLARKKSDMVGLFPLLMLVFMMMHNISESTFMENFFFWILYVMTSIQLRIENQGGAAHANKT, from the coding sequence ATGGAACATATGGAACATATGGAACAGAATAAGACTAGCCGCCACAAACCTGTACTCTGGGAAAAGATATTCGTATTAATAGTGATATTTTTCTCCACTGGTGCGGTTCTTCCCCTTTTGCAAACGGTGAGCGGAGCGGTTTATGGCCCTGTGCAAGGCAACGTTGCTATGCAGGTTTTATGGGCCGGTATTTATGCGGTAGCACTAATAACACTATATTTGCTGTTAACGCGTCTTCGGCATGCCGCCCGCATAGCTGGCCGGGATAAGTTGCTATGGTTGCTGGTGGGGTTGGCCCTGGTTTCCGTGTTTTGGTCCGAGGCTCCGGCGGTAACCCTGCGCCGCGGCATAGCTCTTTTGGGAGCCACCGCTTTCGGTTTTTATCTGGCTGTTCGCTATACGCGCCGGGAAATAGTGGAATTGCTGGTATGGACCTTTGGTTTAATCGCCATTTTAAGCATGGGATTTATCCTGTTAATGCCGTCATTAGGTGTCCATTCCCATTACCAATTTGCTGCATGGCGTGGTGTTTACGTACATAAAAATACCCTTGGCTGCATGATGGTGCTGGCCGCCATAGTTTGGTTGCTGTATTCCATTGATCATTTTAAAGAAAATAAATGGAACTTCATCTTCTTTGCCCTGGCTGTGGTGTTATTGTTCCAGTCCCAATCAGTTACCGCTACATTAATCCTTGGGGCACTGTTGGTGATGGTATTGATTTTTCGGAAAGCGCGAAGGCGCAAATTTTGGGGCGCAGGTATGCTACTTCTCCTGGGGGGTGGGTGCCTGGCCTGGTGGTTGGGCGATAATTTATTAGTGATTATTCTGGATGTCCTGGGGCGCAATGAAACCCTCTCCGGCCGTACTGAACTGTGGCAGTTGATCTGGGATCAGATCCGGCAGCGGCCGTGGCTGGGGTATGGTTATAATGCATTCTGGTTGGGCTGGCAGGGGCCTTCCGGTGAGGTATGGCAGGTGCTCAATTGGACCCCTCCGCACGCCCATAACGGCTACCTGGATATTTGGCTGCAGCTTGGCCTGGCGGGTTTGGTTCTTTTATTAATTTCTCTGCTGGTTAATTTAATCAAAGCCTTCACTCTGGCCCGTAAGAAAAGCGATATGGTTGGCCTGTTTCCTCTGTTAATGCTTGTTTTTATGATGATGCATAACATCTCGGAAAGCACTTTCATGGAGAACTTTTTTTTCTGGATTTTATATGTGATGACCTCCATCCAGCTAAGAATAGAAAACCAGGGGGGAGCCGCCCATGCAAATAAAACCTGA
- a CDS encoding oligosaccharide flippase family protein, whose amino-acid sequence MSFKKKVLKGGAYLIARQGLGLFISFVGILLLTRSIGPGNYGLFISAQEIVLYLSHLVSLGNKVYLIRRETEPCEHEYNQAFTLMFITSMVGLLLGIAVIPLLQQWLKNPAFIPPLLILLLTLPLTALSTPAMAKLERDLNYRAVSIIELAGQLINYIIALTLAYYGKGVWAPVAGYMAWQVLICAGSCIMARLTPRPYWSRDIVADMLKYGISYSTSVWIWQLRPLVNPLIVGRYAGPEVVGCVALAIRFVDALSFVKNVVQRISIAVLAELQKDQLRLKEAIEKAMVFQILAFGPLLISFSFIAPLVFPGLFGDQWNKVLLIYPFIALSYLFNTVFNMHSSVLYVLRRNYEVTIFHTVYILLLTAGALLLLPRFGLLGYGIAEVLTLFSYVIIHYYVRRIFPVSYKNAIPWLTSFIFLLFSAMVDLPLNLLFGVPLLIVLAKPASRQKILDYVKFIKGSNK is encoded by the coding sequence ATGAGTTTTAAAAAAAAGGTTCTTAAAGGCGGAGCTTATCTCATTGCCAGGCAGGGGTTGGGGCTATTTATAAGTTTTGTAGGAATTTTGCTATTAACCCGGTCCATAGGCCCCGGTAATTACGGCCTTTTTATCTCCGCCCAAGAGATTGTTCTTTATCTCAGTCACCTGGTTAGTTTAGGTAATAAAGTTTACTTAATCAGGCGAGAGACCGAACCTTGCGAACATGAATATAACCAGGCCTTTACCCTGATGTTTATTACGAGCATGGTGGGACTTCTGCTTGGTATTGCAGTTATACCACTGTTACAGCAATGGTTAAAAAATCCGGCCTTTATCCCCCCGCTGCTCATCCTGTTGCTTACGCTGCCTCTAACCGCCCTCTCCACCCCCGCCATGGCTAAACTGGAACGAGATTTAAATTACCGGGCCGTTTCTATTATTGAACTTGCAGGACAATTAATTAATTACATTATTGCCCTGACCCTGGCGTATTATGGAAAAGGCGTATGGGCACCGGTTGCCGGTTATATGGCCTGGCAGGTATTGATATGTGCCGGATCGTGTATAATGGCAAGGCTGACTCCCCGCCCTTACTGGTCTAGGGACATAGTAGCAGATATGTTAAAGTATGGTATAAGCTATTCTACTTCCGTCTGGATCTGGCAGCTACGCCCACTGGTTAACCCGCTGATAGTCGGCCGTTATGCCGGACCGGAAGTGGTTGGCTGCGTAGCACTGGCTATCCGCTTTGTAGACGCCCTCAGCTTTGTCAAAAATGTGGTTCAGCGCATTTCCATCGCCGTTTTGGCCGAACTGCAGAAAGATCAACTTCGTTTAAAAGAGGCCATAGAAAAAGCTATGGTATTCCAGATTTTAGCTTTTGGCCCTTTGCTTATATCATTTTCATTTATCGCTCCCTTGGTCTTCCCTGGTTTATTTGGCGATCAATGGAATAAGGTTTTACTCATCTACCCCTTTATTGCCCTTAGTTACCTGTTTAACACGGTGTTTAATATGCATTCATCCGTTCTTTACGTTCTCCGCCGCAATTATGAGGTAACCATCTTCCACACGGTGTATATTTTACTGCTTACCGCGGGAGCGCTTTTATTACTGCCCCGGTTTGGATTGCTGGGTTACGGCATAGCTGAAGTATTAACCCTATTCAGCTACGTCATTATCCATTATTACGTAAGACGAATTTTCCCCGTATCTTATAAAAACGCGATTCCCTGGCTGACATCCTTTATTTTCCTACTTTTTTCCGCAATGGTTGACTTACCATTAAACCTGCTTTTTGGGGTGCCTTTATTAATTGTCCTGGCAAAGCCCGCATCCAGGCAAAAGATTTTAGATTATGTAAAATTTATTAAAGGTAGTAATAAATAA
- a CDS encoding O-antigen ligase family protein produces MENGELKKRKPIWEYLFTIFTLIIYTNAFYQLLLRDLSNKDLIVPLLWLGIYTVTAILLLIHSRQVLRVAFQDKLLWLLVGLAFISIVWSEVPFATLKNSVALLGTTAFGIYLAARYTHRELMQLLLLAFGFIAVTSLGFVLFLPSLGLEYKTNFMIWRGVFDNKNVLGAVISLVAIAWLLYLIDSIKACKNIKAIVIGFVFFILSVSTLFFSNSMTSLVAFSIALIILLFYLVWLHFKSTGLVILIILGVCGFAFWVVNYQDNLFAILGRTSTLTGRTPLWQAVWEMILNRPWLGYGYISYWLGLEGPFSGIMYKLYWDPGAHIVYWCPPHAHNGYLDLWLQLGLTGVVFYALSLFNNLYKAFNLVREKSHLINMFPLLFLVFMSIHNLGESTILFRNWIFWVLYTAFSIQLSHKTPKPQY; encoded by the coding sequence ATGGAGAACGGTGAATTAAAAAAACGAAAACCTATATGGGAATATTTATTTACAATATTCACATTAATTATTTACACAAACGCATTTTATCAATTGCTATTACGGGATTTATCAAACAAAGATTTAATCGTCCCGTTGCTATGGTTAGGAATTTATACTGTTACCGCTATTCTTTTACTTATACACTCACGGCAAGTTTTAAGAGTAGCTTTTCAAGATAAATTACTCTGGTTATTAGTGGGGTTGGCCTTTATTTCCATTGTATGGTCGGAAGTACCGTTTGCAACCTTAAAGAACAGCGTGGCTTTATTAGGTACTACTGCATTCGGAATTTACCTGGCCGCCCGTTATACTCACCGGGAATTGATGCAACTACTATTATTGGCGTTTGGATTTATTGCCGTCACAAGCCTTGGATTTGTATTATTTTTACCTTCGCTTGGGCTTGAATATAAAACCAATTTTATGATTTGGCGCGGTGTTTTCGACAACAAAAACGTACTAGGTGCCGTAATTTCATTAGTAGCCATAGCCTGGTTACTTTATTTAATTGATAGCATAAAGGCATGCAAAAACATTAAAGCAATCGTAATAGGATTTGTTTTTTTTATTTTATCTGTATCCACCTTATTTTTTTCCAATTCAATGACTTCCCTGGTAGCTTTTTCAATAGCATTAATAATCCTTTTGTTCTATCTGGTATGGCTACACTTTAAAAGTACCGGTCTTGTAATTTTAATTATTCTGGGAGTTTGTGGTTTTGCTTTCTGGGTGGTTAATTATCAGGATAATTTATTTGCTATCCTGGGGCGTACTTCAACTTTGACAGGACGTACCCCGCTTTGGCAAGCGGTTTGGGAAATGATTTTAAACCGCCCGTGGTTGGGATATGGGTATATATCCTACTGGCTAGGCTTGGAAGGACCTTTTAGCGGCATAATGTATAAATTATACTGGGATCCTGGAGCACATATTGTATATTGGTGCCCTCCACACGCCCACAATGGTTACTTGGATTTATGGTTGCAACTTGGTTTAACCGGCGTTGTGTTTTATGCTTTGTCACTGTTTAACAATCTATATAAAGCTTTCAATTTAGTGCGAGAAAAAAGCCACCTAATTAATATGTTTCCTTTGCTATTTTTAGTTTTTATGAGCATTCATAATCTTGGAGAAAGTACCATACTGTTTAGAAATTGGATTTTTTGGGTTCTCTATACTGCTTTTTCTATTCAGCTTAGTCATAAAACCCCAAAACCTCAATATTAA